CCTCCCGACTGAACGAGCAATACAAGTATTTGAGTTTTTAACAGGACCAACGTTCTTATCTTGTCGATAGAAGGCTACTCGTCCTTTTCCGATTGCTGCAACCAAAGATTCTAGATCGCTTTGAGTGGAGCAATTATCAATAACTTCAATCTGCATATGTTCCAACCCAGGATCTTGAGCCAAAACACTTTCGAGAGTTTGAGTAAGACAATCTTGCTTAGAATTGTATGTGGGAATCATTACTGACCAAAAAGGTCGAGCTACGCCTTCTGGAATAGGAGAAAACTGGGGATAGTCATTTTGTTTGTAGTTTGCTGTTTTCATGACGCATATGAATGTTTGACTTGTTTAAAACAATTATTTATTTTTTAAGATTTGGAGTTAGTATATAATCAAAAATTTTCTTCGACTATATAAAATAAATTGCGTTATTTCTCGATTGATGTTTTCAAGTTATGACATTTTTAAATAGATATTCATATTGCTGATTTAGGTCGATTTTGTATTCCTGAGTCCGTTTGTAAAGCTGTTGTTTGACACTTTCATAATTTGCCTGTAAATCGACAAATTTTCTCTTTAAAACCTCAACTTCAAAGTCATCGATACCAAGACAATATTCTGACTGTCCTGTATCTTTCATAAGCATATCTATTTTAGGATGATAAGAAATAGCGATAGTTGGCTTACAACTCAGCAATGGCAATAAAACTCCATGAAATCGTGATGCTACTACCATATTTATGGTAGATAGATGTAAGATCAGCTCGTCAACTGAATTGATTGGCTCTTCAATAATTTGCTCTTTAGAATAGGAGACACCATTACTTTCCAGCATATTTTTTAACTGTTTTATTGCTGGGATGTCTTGTCCAATACAACCTGGGTAAAAACTAACTCTATATTTTTTTTCTAAAAGCCAAGATGTAAAAATAAATAGTTTATTCAAGTAGTTCATATGGGATAGCTCATCATACCCTTTGCTAGGGTCAAAAGGAGGCATAGGATTTATTCCGACTATAGGCTGACCGGTGCTTTGGTGGGAGGACTTAAAATATTTTCCAAGCTGAAGACTATGGGCAAGATCGGGATAAACAGGATCGTCTTTCTTAAATCCAACTACTCTTTCTATGTACTTTTTTGAATCTTCATCTCTATATGAGCGATAAAATGCTTTTGACAGCGCATTCTTGATAAAGTATTTGCTTAAATTGGATTTAATCGGACCTGCTCCTACGCTTACAAATGCAAGCTTTACTCGGCGAAGTCGTGCCAAACTAGCCCAAAGAAACAGTGTGTAAGGATGTGCTCTTGCTCCCCCCCAATAGTCATCAAGCTGTCCGCCACCTGAAATAATTAAGATGTCTAATAACCCTACATTTTTATAAGCCTTAATAACAGCAAAAAACTCGAATACTAATGCCCAAAGAAACAATATAGGGCGCAAGAATACTCTAAGTAGTGGATTATCAACATTCATCAACTTGCAGTAAAACTTGTATAACTTAAGGCTAAGGTAGTTTGGGTTTCTTCCCAATTTCCACTCGTCAGTTTCAGCAATTCTACTAATTGGAAAACTTGGAATATTAAATCTCTTTTCTGTATCTTCTGGATGGAGTGAAAATCCGTATATTTTTGCTTCGGGATGAAACTTACGTAAATTTTGAATCATGGCTTGCTGAGTTGCAAGATCTCCCAGGTTGGTAGCACCAAAACTATCAAATATGCCAATACTTAATGTTTTGCTTAATTTCTCAGACTCTTTCATGTTTTTAAATTCCTTCATGTAAAATTTTGAGTTTTGGAAATTTTTTTGGTAAACATCATATATTTAGTTTGACCAAGCTTTATTTTCTTTGCAGTTTTGTAGATTTCAAAGTAATAATTATTCCAATTAGTTTGCGTATGATGGTAGAGCGATTTAAAACACATATTACTCGTAAAGGAGATTCGCTAATCTCCTTTACATAATCGTATATTTTTTACATAACTATATCAGGTTGCGTATTTGAAAACTTCTTCTCAAACTTCTTCTTATTGTTACTTTATCTAACTACTTTTAAGGTATAGAATTGCATCACCTTCAAAAGGAGCAATAAATGAACGATTATCACCACCCTTCGTTGTAATTCCTGTTGTTATCAAACCGTTGTCAGGATTTAACCATTCTCCTGTTATCTCTCCTTGAACAGCGGAAAAGTCTACCGTGACTTTTCCGCCTGATGGTACATATACTAGATATTCTGCATGGCTATTGACTAGGTTTGCCAAACAGTAGCCACTAGAAGCTAAATCAGGATAAGGCTTCATTGCTGATAGATTCATTCGATTGGCATAAGTTAAGGTATAACCAAGATTTTTACGAAGGCTAACCCAAGTTGAATCTTTAGGATTAGAATCAACAGCACCTTGACCGTAAGCAGCCCCATTGTAGACATCCATAAAAATTGGATTTTCTCCTCTGAGAAAACTTTGCCAGACCCAAGAGCGATCGCCACAAATGCCACAGAGATGATCGGTATCTGCCAAAATTACTTTACTACCATCGGCTACAGGTCGATTATTAACATCTCCTAATGGAGATATCCAATCTGCCGGACTATCAAATAGCATGGAGTTATCCCCACCAGGAAATTCGGCTGTCATTCCCACAGGATGTTGCTTGGGTTTGCTATGCTCATAGTTTTTAATGTAGTCAATCAGGTGATACTGCCAGTCATGTGAACCTGCTTGACTTTCATTGCTGATTTCATATAGTACGTTGTCAAAATCGTTAACTGTGTCGATAACCCTGCGAATATAAGCCTCCTGTATAGTTGTAATTTTTGAAATTGCTAAGGTATGAGTTTCTTCACCGCTGTTATCATGATTTAAATCCCCATTAATTGCGTTGATGTTATTTGCTGCATTGAAAGGGTGACTTCTCCAAGGATTATTTTTATTTAAACCGCCTTTTTCTTTACTAACGCTCCACCCATCAAATAACATTACCGAGACATAAAATCCCTGGGATGCTGCTTCAGCAACTCTATCTCGCAATCGGTCGAAATAGGCTTGGTTATATTTAGTTAAGTCATACTTTGGCTTTCCATCATTAGCGAAACCAAAATCTGTTCGTAGGTAGGGGGATGGCTCGATCCAGTAATTATTATCAGTAGTTTCTAAAGTCCATCGTGATTGTTCCCACGTCCACAACCGAAAGAAGTTGTGGTTGTTAGCCTCTAGAAAATTGAGATGGGCTGGGTAATCAAATTTAGGCGGTGGGTCAGAATTTCCTGCATCTTGTAGATTCGTCCAAGTATGAGAACCTGTCAAGTAAACTATCTTACCAGTACTACTATCTACAAAGTAACGTGGATTATCAATACTAACTTGTAAAGGTCCTGTAGCTAAATTAGAGCGAAGTTTTGGTAACTGTGATGTCTTGGTTTCCCGATCGACGGCAACAGTTTCTCCAGGGTTGAGATCCCATCTAATAAATTTTTCCACTCTTTGTGCGACTTGCGATAATTTATGGGGAATGCGAGGGGCTTTTTGGATGAAAATTGGCAGACACACTACCGCGATCGCTAAAATAAAAATAAGAATATATTTTCGATATTTTGTACTGATACTCTCAGCCACGATTACCTTCCAATAACATTTAAACGGTCGGTTTTCTTTAAATTCAAATACATTTAAAATAATATTTTATGGCAATAAAAACCTTCAGCATATTGTTCGGTAGCATTCGATTCAATACCTCTTATTCTTAAAATTGAAGTAAAGGTTTCTTCGGTAAACCACTGTTTATTACTTTGAGTTTGAAAGTGAGCCATAAGATGTTGAATTTTTTTTTGACAGATAGATTTGCTCAAGTGAACGAATAAATTAGGCGAACTAAAATCGCCATCGTATTTAGGAATTTCATATTCCCAAATTAAATGATCTCGAAAAGTATTTCTGGTTAATTCCGAAATCAAACGATGGTCTTGATGCAAATCTTGTCGGTAATGAGTCAAAATTAAATTAGGATTTACTTCGTGTTTGAGTTGTTCAAAATAAAGTTTTATTTCCGCTCCAATATACGGAAAAAAACCATCCTTAAATCCTTTAACAACAATTTTTGACCGATTAGCGGCAGAACCAAGAAAATTTTTAGCACTTTCAAATGCTTCTTTTTCCCTTTCTCCTGTTGCACCAAAGATAACCCAAAAAATACTCAAATCGGGATACATTTCTATTAGTTTTAAGATAGTACCACCACAGCCAATTTCGATGTCATCACTATGAGCGCCAAGACATAAAACTTGTTGGAATGAATTGTCAAAATTGAGTTTAAGCATTTTAGAGTAATTTATAAAATTGTTGAGTAACAAGCAAGCCAAAAAACTCTTTTATCTAATCTCGCGATTAAAATTACTTTTTACGAAACGCCATACACTAAGTTTTCCAGGCTTCATCGGAACAAAAAAACTACCGACAAAAGCACAATCTCGCCTACTTAGCAAGTCGAGCGCCAACTGTTTTGACATCAAGCAAGGGTAATGTTGGTAACCAGCACCTGCGATAAACCAATTTTTAAGCATAACATCGTTAAGACAGCCTTCTGTTACCATGTCAAAGACAATTTTTCCATCCGTTCGCACCATCCGTGCCATCTCTTCAAAGTAGCGGCACATGACCAGTGAAGGCTGTCCTGGCATGACTTTGTGAGCGTGAACGAGGTCAATTGAGTTTGAAGGAGTAGAGGCAAGCGACTTGCCATCTGTCGAATGAGCGATGACTTAATAGGTTTGCTCTAGATATTTTTCCCATTTACTTGCCGTTTCGTAGATTTCATAGTATGTAAGAGTACAAATATTGACGATCTTTTCCAGATAGCGTCCCGATTTAGGGCCAATTTCGCAGATGCGATCGACTTTCCCTTCAAATACTCCTAGTGCGCTCATCTGGTCAATAGTATCTTGAGTTGCACCAGGCTTATTGTGTTTGGCATCAATGTAATCCCCAACCGATAAATCTGCTTCTTTCGCGCCTGCAATCGTTTCCTCAAAAGGAATATAATCTCTATATTCTGTGTAAGGTTGACTTAATCGTGTTATTTTAAAATCTAGCGATTTGAGAAAAACATTAATACTCTTGCCGATAGTG
This DNA window, taken from Pleurocapsa sp. FMAR1, encodes the following:
- a CDS encoding polysaccharide pyruvyl transferase family protein; this encodes MKEFKNMKESEKLSKTLSIGIFDSFGATNLGDLATQQAMIQNLRKFHPEAKIYGFSLHPEDTEKRFNIPSFPISRIAETDEWKLGRNPNYLSLKLYKFYCKLMNVDNPLLRVFLRPILFLWALVFEFFAVIKAYKNVGLLDILIISGGGQLDDYWGGARAHPYTLFLWASLARLRRVKLAFVSVGAGPIKSNLSKYFIKNALSKAFYRSYRDEDSKKYIERVVGFKKDDPVYPDLAHSLQLGKYFKSSHQSTGQPIVGINPMPPFDPSKGYDELSHMNYLNKLFIFTSWLLEKKYRVSFYPGCIGQDIPAIKQLKNMLESNGVSYSKEQIIEEPINSVDELILHLSTINMVVASRFHGVLLPLLSCKPTIAISYHPKIDMLMKDTGQSEYCLGIDDFEVEVLKRKFVDLQANYESVKQQLYKRTQEYKIDLNQQYEYLFKNVIT
- a CDS encoding DUF6298 domain-containing protein produces the protein MAESISTKYRKYILIFILAIAVVCLPIFIQKAPRIPHKLSQVAQRVEKFIRWDLNPGETVAVDRETKTSQLPKLRSNLATGPLQVSIDNPRYFVDSSTGKIVYLTGSHTWTNLQDAGNSDPPPKFDYPAHLNFLEANNHNFFRLWTWEQSRWTLETTDNNYWIEPSPYLRTDFGFANDGKPKYDLTKYNQAYFDRLRDRVAEAASQGFYVSVMLFDGWSVSKEKGGLNKNNPWRSHPFNAANNINAINGDLNHDNSGEETHTLAISKITTIQEAYIRRVIDTVNDFDNVLYEISNESQAGSHDWQYHLIDYIKNYEHSKPKQHPVGMTAEFPGGDNSMLFDSPADWISPLGDVNNRPVADGSKVILADTDHLCGICGDRSWVWQSFLRGENPIFMDVYNGAAYGQGAVDSNPKDSTWVSLRKNLGYTLTYANRMNLSAMKPYPDLASSGYCLANLVNSHAEYLVYVPSGGKVTVDFSAVQGEITGEWLNPDNGLITTGITTKGGDNRSFIAPFEGDAILYLKSS
- a CDS encoding PIG-L deacetylase family protein, whose translation is MLKLNFDNSFQQVLCLGAHSDDIEIGCGGTILKLIEMYPDLSIFWVIFGATGEREKEAFESAKNFLGSAANRSKIVVKGFKDGFFPYIGAEIKLYFEQLKHEVNPNLILTHYRQDLHQDHRLISELTRNTFRDHLIWEYEIPKYDGDFSSPNLFVHLSKSICQKKIQHLMAHFQTQSNKQWFTEETFTSILRIRGIESNATEQYAEGFYCHKILF